A window of Argopecten irradians isolate NY chromosome 14, Ai_NY, whole genome shotgun sequence contains these coding sequences:
- the LOC138307088 gene encoding adhesion G-protein coupled receptor D1-like has protein sequence MKIHIHDLRFYRMWDTAGGRVLTKNKSHTECQFDHLTNFAVLVLYVDQPIGLSRLQKQTMFILTVVGCSLSITCLGVCVILYIYLRLLCDEKILIHTNLCVALMLAQLVLVTSHGASRDSAACKTVAVLLHFLFMASFSWMMLEGLAVYLACTRGLYNYGDMRLKYFLVGWGLPAVIVVVSVGVQFPNYGETSDDSCWLSVKDGLIWAFLGPMLVVVVFNLFILCLVIKVFLTLRANSRKTQAAKLRASVRAMVTLLPLLGVTWILSILVPLHYVFHYLFIIGNSIQGIIIFLLHGIGNEEVRKGLSERRKRHSMTSSESITTINSSHLMRFKHLLVPVETPNPVETLEVRDRRQAWTGI, from the exons ATGAAAATTCATATCCATGACTTACGGTTTTATAGGATGTGGGATACAGCAGGTGGCCGTGTTCTGACGAAGAACAAGAGCCACACCGAATGTCAGTTTGATCATCTTACCAACTTCGCCGTGCTTGTACTCTACGTTGATCAACCGATCGGG CTCTCTAGACTGCAGAAACAGACGATGTTCATCCTGACCGTAGTTGGCTGTAGTCTGTCAATCACCTGTCTGGGAGTCTGTGTTATACTCTACATCTATTTACG aCTTCTCTGTGATGAGAAAATCCTGATCCACACCAATCTATGTGTAGCTTTGATGTTGGCCCAACTTGTCCTTGTTACCTCTCATGGAGCATCGCGAGACTCG GCAGCGTGCAAAACGGTGGCAGTATTGCTTCACTTCCTGTTCATGGCCTCGTTTTCGTGGATGATGTTGGAGGGCCTGGCGGTGTACCTAGCCTGCACGCGAGGATTGTATAACTACGGTGACATGCGCCTGAAGTACTTCCTAGTTGGCTGGGGACTTCCGGCTGTGATAGTTGTTGTGTCTGTTGGTGTGCAATTCCCCAACTATGGGGAGACATCTGATGACAG TTGCTGGTTGTCTGTCAAAGACGGGCTAATTTGGGCGTTCTTGGGTCCCATGTTAGTTGTAGTCGtg TTTAATCTATTCATCTTGTGCCTGGTGATCAAAGTGTTTCTTACCTTGAGGGCAAATTCAAGAAAGACGCAAGCAGCAAAACTACG aGCTAGTGTCCGGGCTATGGTCACACTACTACCCCTCCTCGGGGTAACATGGATCCTCAGCATCCTGGTCCCGTTACACTATGTATTTCACTACCTATTCATCATAGGCAACTCCATACAG GGGATAATAATATTCCTGTTACACGGCATCGGGAATGAAGAG GTGAGGAAAGGGCTGAGCGAGAGACGTAAGCGCCATTCCATGACGAGCTCCGAGTCCATAACTACCATAAACTCCAGTCATCTCATG AGGTTCAAACATTTACTTGTGCCTGTGGAAACACCTAATCCTGTGGAGACTCTAGAAG tTAGAGATCGGCGACAGGCGTGGACGGGAATTTAG